Proteins from one Impatiens glandulifera chromosome 2, dImpGla2.1, whole genome shotgun sequence genomic window:
- the LOC124926552 gene encoding MOB kinase activator-like 1A, whose product MSLFGLGNRNQKTFRPKKNAPSGTKGAQLQKHIDATLGSGNLREAVRLPPGEDLNEWLAVNTVDFFNQVNILHGTLTEFCTPTICPSMTAGPKYEYRWADGVTIRKPIEVSAPKYVEYLMDWIETQLDDESIFPQKIGTPFPGNFQDVVKTIFKRLFRVYAHIYHSHFQKIVSLKEEAHLNTCFKHFVLFTWEFRLIDKGELAPLYELVESILQL is encoded by the exons ATGAGTCTATTCGGCCTCGGAAACAG AAATCAAAAGACTTTTCGCCCAAAGAAGAATGCTCCTTCTGGAACTAAG GGTGCACAGCTTCAAAAGCATATTGATGCTACTTTAGGTAGTGGGAACTTAAGGGAAGCTGTTCGTCTTCCTCCAGGAGAAGATCTCAATGAGTGGTTGGCTGTAAACA CTGTGGACTTCTTTAACCAAGTAAACATTCTGCACGGAACGCTTACGGAATTCTGCACGCCAACGATTTGCCCATCAATGACTGCAGGACCAAA GTATGAATATAGATGGGCTGATGGAGTGACCATAAGGAAACCAATAGAGGTGTCGGCTCCAAAGTATGTGGAGTATTTGATGGACTGGATTGAAACTCAACTTGACGATGAATCCATTTTCCCTCAAAAAATAG GAACTCCATTTCCGGGGAACTTCCAAGATGTTGTTAAGACAATATTCAAAAGATTATTTAGAGTCTATGCTCATATCTATCACTCACATTTTCAGAAGATTGTGAGTTTGAAGGAAGAAGCTCATTTGAACACGTGCTTTAAGCATTTTGTTCTTTTCACATGg GAGTTCCGGTTGATCGATAAGGGAGAACTTGCACCTCTATATGAACTGGTTGAATCCATCTTACAGTTGTAG
- the LOC124924776 gene encoding DNA ligase 1 produces MKFEDIEDVVLHKPDMRKKRQITSAKTKPSTSRRTRNPTPITSNSYSAESATSRIDDESSPMTPTATTPHDRCRFDELTKELNELKTEMRTEINLIKEMLNQLQQQFGILSATLGEEQRKRRFNEEYVDVEKKKVNEEDKDEEDLEEIDEEDLDKVNVLIEDLLNDDNDELMEKKDNDGLVEKKDNVGLVEEKKNEDVLIEELLNDDNIEDGHMEEKNNDDVVEDNLVNDEIVEKKIDDIEDGIVEEKFNDGIVEKKIEDIEDGLVEEKNNDGIVEEKVEDIEDGLMEEKNNDGIVEEKVEDIEDGLVEEKVEEKNNDGIVEEKVEDIEDGLVEEKSNDGIMEKNNDGIVEKNNDEIVEKNNDGVVEEADVLDEKFNDGIVKEKVEDIEDGLVEEKNNDGIVKEKNNDGIVKDEKMEEKKVVQNKKVVQKKVDDDLFVEKVDKVPNKKVVQNKKVVQNKKVVQKKVDNDLFVDKKENKVQKKDKQEVEEKEEEDVVELDDASHIQFKRKRLRSKALLSPYTVPRPNKKVKEDVDDPIIVDPMAKTRNWLTDVEINAGCALLRKRAFTYPKTHATDFTILDCHFVPLFTSHYDKFVADSIDADKPQGHYFDESLYLYCWVEKIDICSIGALLMTFTSPSTSTSNTKHCVFYE; encoded by the exons ATGAAATTTGAAGATATTGAAGATGTAGTTCTTCATAAACCTGAtatgaggaagaaaagacaaattacttCTGCCAAAACCAAACCTTCCACGAGTagaagaacccgcaaccctacccccaTCACCAGCAACTCTTATTCTGCCGAGAGCGCCACAAGTAGAATAGATGACGAATCCTCTCCCATGactccaacagcaacaactccccATGATAGATGTAGATTTGATGAACTTACGAAGGAACTAAATGAActaaaaactgaaatgagaactGAAATAAATCTCATAAAAGAGATGTTAAACCAACTACAACAACAATTTGGCATATTATCAGCCACACTAGGGGAGGAACAGAGAAAGAGAAGATTTAATGAGGAATATGTGGATGTGGAGAAAAAGAAGGTGAATGAGGAAGACAAGGATGAGGAAGATTTGGAGGAGATAGATGAGGAAGATTTGGATAAGGTGAATGTGTTGATTGAGGATTTGTTgaatgatgataatgatgagcTTATGGAGAAGAAAGACAATGATGGGCTTGTGGAGAAGAAAGACAATGTcgggcttgtggaggagaagaagaatgaggaTGTGTTGATTGAGGAATTGTTGAATGAtgataatattgag gatgggcatATGGAGGAAAAGAATAATGATGATGTGGTTGAGGATAATTTGGTGAATgatgagattgtggagaagaagattgatgatattgag gaTGGGATAGTGGAGGAGAAATTCAATGATGGGATTGTGGAGAAAAAGATTgaggatattgag gatgggctagTGGAGGAGAAGAACAATGATGGGATTgtggaggagaaggtggaggatattgag gatgggctaaTGGAGGAGAAGAACAATGATGGAATTgtggaggagaaggtggaggatattgag gaTGGGCTAGTGGAAGAGAAAGTGGAGGAGAAGAACAATGATGGGATTGTGGAGGAGAAGGTGGAagatattgag gatgggctagTGGAGGAGAAATCCAATGATGGGATTATGGAGAAGAACAATGATGGGATTGTGGAGAAGAACAATgatgagattgtggagaagaacAATGATGGAGTTGTTGAGGAAGCTGATGTGCTTGATGAGAAATTCAATGATGGGATTGTGaaggagaaggtggaggatattgag gatgggctagTGGAGGAGAAGAACAATGATGGGATTGTGAAGGAGAAGAACAATGATGGGATTGTAAAGGATGAGAAGATGGAGGAGAAGAAGGTGGTGCAGAATAAGaaggtggtgcagaagaaggtggacgatgatttgtttgtgGAAAAAGTGGACAAGGTGCCGAATAAGAAGGTGGTACAGAATAAGAAGGTGGTACAGAATAAGAAGGTGGTACAGAAGAAAGTGGACAATGATTTATTTGTGGACAAGAAGGAAAACAAGGTGCAGAAGAAGGACAAGCAGGAGGtggaggagaaggaggaggaggatgtgGTGGAATTAGACGATGCATCCCACATCcaatttaagagaaagaggttGAGGTCGAAAGCTCTACTTAGTCCATACACCGTCCCTCGTCCAAACAAGAAGGTGAAAGAAGATGTTGATGATCCAATCATTGTCGATCCTATGGCGAA GACACGTAATTGGCTAACTGATGTGGAGATCAATGCCGGATGTGCTCTACTAAGAAAAAGAGCATTCACCTACCCTAAGACGCACGCGACGGATTTCACCATCTTAGATTGCCATTTCGTCCCATTGTTTACATCACACTATGACAAATTTGTTGCTGATTCGATTGATGCTGATAAACCACAAggacattattttgatgaatcCTTGTACTTGTACTGCTGGGTAGAGAAGATAGACATATGCTCAATTGGAGCACTGCTGATGACATTTACTTCCCCCTCAACCTCGACCTCAAACACTAAGCACTGTGTGTTCTACGAATGA
- the LOC124927820 gene encoding growth-regulating factor 2-like has protein sequence MGHGRKLDPEPGRCRRTDGKKWRCSKEAGSDSKYCDRHKHRSKKRSRKHVESMETADSSKGRNTIQASLRIPTNQKKLLMDSSFSLCSSPDNSFRYGHWKNEEVDNNEHVFLSNAGYGKGKGYSSSLLDDSWQLKEKSYLGFTSKEQCLQFEGLNKPSKHCQNQMFLGTEKVMHHFI, from the exons ATGGGTCATGGTAGAAAACTAGATCCAGAGCCAGGGAGGTGCAGAAGAACAGATGGGAAGAAATGGAGATGCTCAAAAGAAGCAGGctcagattcaaagtactgtGACAGACACAAGCATAGAAGCAAAAAACGTTCAAGAAAGCATGTTGAATCTATGGAAACTGCTGATTCATCAAAAGGCAGAAACACGATTCAAGCTTCTTTAAGAATCCCCACCAATCAGAAGAAATTGCTCATGGACTCCTCCTTTAGCCTTTGTTCCAGTCCAGATAACAGTTTCAG GTATGGCCACTGGAAGAATGAGGAAGTTGACAATAATGAACATGTTTTTCTATCTAATGCTGGTTATGGGAAAGGAAAAGGCTACTCAAGCTCGTTACTTGATGATTCTTGGCAATTGAAGGAAAAGAGTTACCTTGGTTTTACATCTAAGGAGCAATGCTTGCAGTTTGAAGGCCTCAATAAACCTTCTAAACATTGccaaaatcaaatgtttttgggTACAGAGAAAGTGATGCACCATTTCATTTAA